The DNA sequence ATAGACCCTGCTGGAGTAATCTTTTCAAGTAGGGTGCCAATTTTATGATGCCAACTATCAGAAAGTGTGGCTGTGATTTTGGAGCTAACCTGCAATAGTTCTTTTTCTCCTGCTTTAATGCGGTCAATATATCGAAACTTTTCCACTTTGACATTGGTGCCAATGATTCCCAGGTCGTTACGCATTAGATCAACAATCATTGCGTGTTCGGCCATCTCTTTTTTATCTAAAAGTATCTTTTCTTTTGCATTGGGCATATTGGCATCAATGGTTCCTTTCATGGGATAGGTAGCAATAGTATTATTTTCTATTTCAACAAAACGTTCAGGAGAAAAACAGATAAATTCCCCTTTAAAGTAAAGCTTGAATTTGGCCCTAGCATAAGTAAAGATCTCTTTAAGTGAAAGGTTGGTTTGAACAGGTGTTGCAAATGTGAGATTGAGTAAGTAGGTATTGCCTGAGCGCATCTCTTCGAGTATTTGTTCAAGCGCATTTTGGTAGGCTTTAAAACTTACAGGAGAAAGTGAAAAAGTAAAACTATGTTCTCTTTTTTGTACAGGGTAGTTGCGCCAATTTTCTAGTTTATAAAAGATATTGTCGTCAAGTTCGCTTAGCGGTTGAGCAAAGATATGATTTTTATTGTAAGAAACAATAAAAAGAAAGGGAGTACGCTCCCTTCCAAGCCTATTCATTGTATGGAAACCCTCTTGTGTAGATAGCCACATTTAGATATCTTACTTATTTATAGTAGGCAGCAATAACACCAAGTTTGAATCTTTGGTGTCATACTTTTAAATACTGAGTATCGAATATTCATATTAACTATCTAACAGTAGTAGCTTTAAGATTGCCATACGCATAAATACCCCATTTTTTACTTGGGTAAGTACTTTGCAACGAGGGTCTTTTAGCATCTCATCAGAGATATCAATGTTTCGCATCACGGGTCCTGGGTGTAAAAGTAAAATATTTCTGTCTCTTATGCGTTCCTTGGTAATACAGTAGTGATTCGCATATGTAGCATAGTTATCAAATATTGGCTTGGTGTGTCGCTCGAGTTGGGCACGTAAACTCATAATAATATCAACACTATCAATAACCTCTTCAAGGTATTCGTATTGAGGAAATTCTCTTTTTTGTGGCATAAAGGGCTTGGGAGCAACAAGTAGTACATGTAACCCCATACGAGTTAGTAGCCTTATGCTTGAATTTGCCACACGTGAGTTAGCAATATCTCCAACAATGGCAATGGTCTTCCCCTCAATTTCTCCATCAAAGTGTTCATAAATAGTAAAGAGATCTAATAGAGCTTGTGTTGGGTGGGCATAGTTTCCTGCACCAGCATTAATAACAGAGGTTAGTTCCATGCGAGCAAGCAAAACAGGAGCATCATTGTCTTTATGTCGAATGATTACCCCATCGGGTTCCATGGCACAGAGGTTGGCAAAAGTGTCTTCAAGACCCTCACCTTTTTTTGCAGAAGAGTTTAAGGAGTCAAGGTGTACAACCGATGCACCCAATCGTTTGGCTGCAATTTCAAAAGAACTTCTGGTACGAGTAGAGGGTTCAAAGAAGAGCGTGATGAGTAGTATATTTTTGAGTAGTTGTGCTGGACGTTGTCTTTTAAAGCACATGGTATCTTCAATAAGATTTCTTATTTGGATGTCTGTGAGATTATTGGTACTGATGAGGTGTTGCATGGGTCATCCTCGCTGTTTATAGTATTGTGATTATATCCAATCAATAGTAAAATTATATATTTAAAAAATGTTCCAGATAGGAGGATAAGCCCCTTTCTGCACTCCACCAGTTTGGAAATATTGCATCGTAATAGGGCTGTGTTACCTCCTTGAATATTTCTTTATCTTTGTAAAGGTTGACACACCAATCAAAATTAATATCAAAGTTGTGTAGAGCCATCATAGAGAGAAGAGTATCATTGATACAACCTAAATGGCTGGGGGTAACTAGCAGAGCTTTCGCTTTGAGATCTCTGATAAGATTAATCATCATATACTCTTTGGCAATAGGTACCATCAGCCCACCTGCACCTTCAATAAGCAAGATATCACACTTTTTCAAAAGCATATTATGTTTGTCAATGAGATACTGTGGATTGATAGTATGTTTGGTATCTGCACAGAATGGAGATGCAGAAAGTGAAAAGGTGTAGGCAGTGATATCGGCTATTGTTAGTTTTGCAAAGGCAGGATTGGTATGCTGACAGGCAATAAGTAGACTTGCTGCATCAAGTGCCTTTTTGGTAACACCTGTTTCAATGGGCTTGTATACGCCTGGCTTGAGCCCTTGTTGTGCAATAGCATCAATGAGCTTGAGGGCAATGTGTGTTTTTCCTACATTGGTGCCAGTTGCAGTAATAAAAAGTGATTGCATTTTTCCTCTGTTTGCCTAAATTCATAAAATTTCTGTATACTATCTGTAATAATAGATTAAAGGAATAGTAGCATACCTATGCCAAAAATTGAAGAAGAACTTGACTACGCTTTAGAGTTACAGGAACCACAAATGTTCAGGGTGCTGTTGCATAATGATGATTATACAAGTATGGATTTTGTAATAGAGATTTTGATAGACATCTTTCACAAAGATCATTTACAAGCAGAGCAGACTATGATTCAGATACATGAAAAAGGTAAAGCAGTTTGTGGTATTTATACGTATGAGATTGCACAGATGAAAGTAGAACAAGTACGACAGCTTGCCAAAAAAAATGAATTTCCTCTACTTGCAACTATGGAGGAGGTATAGTTAAATGATTAGTATAGCATTGAATGATGTATTTAAAGAGGCCGTAAACTATGCCAAGGAGAATCGTCATGAGTATCTAACCGTAGAGCATGTCTTTTTGTCAATTGTTCGTTCAGAGAAAGGACGTGAAGTGCTTAATCTTCTTGGTGCCAATCTTGAGAAGCTAGAAAAAGGGATTTCTGCCCATATTTATAAAACCATCCCAGTACTTAAAGAAGCAGTAGAGCCATTTGAGACTGTAGCACTTTCACGTGCCATTAATGATATGATGACCCATATTCATTCATCAGGTCGCACAGAGGCAAAGGTAGGTGATATGCTAGCATCTATTTTTATGCAGGAGCATTCTTACGCAGTTTATTTAATGAAAAAAGAGGGCATTGCACGTGTAGATATATTGGAGGTAATTTCTCATGTACAAAATGAAGGAGACCTTAAACCTAAAAAGAAGGATAAGAAAGAAGAGACACTGCTTGAACAATTTACAATAGAGCTTGTATCATTTGCCAAGAATGGAAAGATAGATCCTGTAATTGGACGCATGGATGAGATAGATCGTGTTATGCAAACACTTTGTCGTCGTAAGAAAAATAATCCATTGCTAGTAGGAGAACCTGGTGTTGGAAAAACAGCAATTGCTGAAGGATTGGCACTGAAGATCTCAAAAGAGGAAGTACCAAATATTTTGAAACATGCAAAGATTTTTGCACTTGATATGGGTGCACTGATTGCAGGTACCAAGTACCGTGGTGATTTTGAGAAACGACTTAAGGGCATTTTAAAAGAGATGAAGCAGATTCCTGATGCAATTATGTTTATTGATGAGATTCATACTATGGTAGGTGCGGGAGCAACAAGTGGCGGAAGTATGGATGCAAGCAACCTACTCAAGCCTGCATTGGCTCGTGGTGATCTCAAATGTATTGGCGCAACGACCTATCAAGAGTTTAGGAATTTTTTTGATAAAGATAAGGCACTTAGCCGTCGGTTTGCAAAGATAGATGTAGAGGAGCCAAGTTTAAAAGATGCCTTTATCATCCTCAAAGGGGTGCAGCACAAATATGAGGATTTTCATACGATTAATTTTACTGATGAAGCACTACAGAGTGCCATCGACCTTTCAGTAAAGTATTTGCACGACCGTTTCCTTCCAGATAAAGCAATGGATATTATCGATGAGGTAGGAGCACACTTCATGCTTCGCGGTAAGGAGAATGTAATCATAGAGCCCAAAGATATTGAAGAGAGTGTTGCTAAGATGATGAAGTTGCCTTCAACTGTGGTAGGAGCAGATGATACAAGAAAGCTAAAGAGCCTTGAGAAGAATCTCAAAAAGCATATTATTGGACAGGATGAGTCCATTGCTGTATTGACAAGGGCTATCAAACGCTCCTATGCAGGACTTAATGTTGAAAATAGACCCATCGGCTCATTCCTCTTCGTTGGACCAACCGGTGTAGGAAAAACGGCACTGGCGACACAGCTTGCCAAAACAATGCATGTACATTTTGATCGTCTTGATATGAGTGAATATATGGAAGCACATACGGTCAGCCGTCTGGTGGGCGCACCTCCAGGCTATGTTGGGTATGAGCAGGGTGGACTTTTAACAGAGATGATTAAGAGGCATCCTCATACCGTATTACTACTTGATGAAATAGAGAAGGCACACCCAGATATCATGAATATTTTGCTACAAATTATGGATGGAGCAAAGCTGACAGACAACAACGGTGTGATGACTGACTTCAAAAATGTTATTCTTATTATGACCTCTAACCTCGGTACTAAAGAGGCAAACGTTATGGGCTTCAATAAGGACAACTCGATGAAGACCAATAAAGCCATTAATGCTTTTTTTGCACCAGAGTTCCGTAACAGGTTAAGTGCTATCGTTGAATTTAATCCACTTAAGCTTGATGTACTTATGAAAATTGTTGATAGGGAGATAACCAAGCTCAATGTGTTACTT is a window from the Sulfurovum sp. genome containing:
- a CDS encoding aminodeoxychorismate synthase component I, which translates into the protein MWLSTQEGFHTMNRLGRERTPFLFIVSYNKNHIFAQPLSELDDNIFYKLENWRNYPVQKREHSFTFSLSPVSFKAYQNALEQILEEMRSGNTYLLNLTFATPVQTNLSLKEIFTYARAKFKLYFKGEFICFSPERFVEIENNTIATYPMKGTIDANMPNAKEKILLDKKEMAEHAMIVDLMRNDLGIIGTNVKVEKFRYIDRIKAGEKELLQVSSKITATLSDSWHHKIGTLLEKITPAGSITGAPKKKTVDIINCVENYNRGFYTGIFGIFDGTKLRSGVMIRFIEKYKDKLFYKSGGGITIDSSPNSEYEELIDKIYLPL
- a CDS encoding aspartate carbamoyltransferase catalytic subunit, producing the protein MQHLISTNNLTDIQIRNLIEDTMCFKRQRPAQLLKNILLITLFFEPSTRTRSSFEIAAKRLGASVVHLDSLNSSAKKGEGLEDTFANLCAMEPDGVIIRHKDNDAPVLLARMELTSVINAGAGNYAHPTQALLDLFTIYEHFDGEIEGKTIAIVGDIANSRVANSSIRLLTRMGLHVLLVAPKPFMPQKREFPQYEYLEEVIDSVDIIMSLRAQLERHTKPIFDNYATYANHYCITKERIRDRNILLLHPGPVMRNIDISDEMLKDPRCKVLTQVKNGVFMRMAILKLLLLDS
- the bioD gene encoding dethiobiotin synthase, which gives rise to MQSLFITATGTNVGKTHIALKLIDAIAQQGLKPGVYKPIETGVTKKALDAASLLIACQHTNPAFAKLTIADITAYTFSLSASPFCADTKHTINPQYLIDKHNMLLKKCDILLIEGAGGLMVPIAKEYMMINLIRDLKAKALLVTPSHLGCINDTLLSMMALHNFDINFDWCVNLYKDKEIFKEVTQPYYDAIFPNWWSAERGLSSYLEHFLNI
- a CDS encoding ATP-dependent Clp protease adaptor ClpS; translation: MPKIEEELDYALELQEPQMFRVLLHNDDYTSMDFVIEILIDIFHKDHLQAEQTMIQIHEKGKAVCGIYTYEIAQMKVEQVRQLAKKNEFPLLATMEEV
- the clpA gene encoding ATP-dependent Clp protease ATP-binding subunit ClpA, with protein sequence MISIALNDVFKEAVNYAKENRHEYLTVEHVFLSIVRSEKGREVLNLLGANLEKLEKGISAHIYKTIPVLKEAVEPFETVALSRAINDMMTHIHSSGRTEAKVGDMLASIFMQEHSYAVYLMKKEGIARVDILEVISHVQNEGDLKPKKKDKKEETLLEQFTIELVSFAKNGKIDPVIGRMDEIDRVMQTLCRRKKNNPLLVGEPGVGKTAIAEGLALKISKEEVPNILKHAKIFALDMGALIAGTKYRGDFEKRLKGILKEMKQIPDAIMFIDEIHTMVGAGATSGGSMDASNLLKPALARGDLKCIGATTYQEFRNFFDKDKALSRRFAKIDVEEPSLKDAFIILKGVQHKYEDFHTINFTDEALQSAIDLSVKYLHDRFLPDKAMDIIDEVGAHFMLRGKENVIIEPKDIEESVAKMMKLPSTVVGADDTRKLKSLEKNLKKHIIGQDESIAVLTRAIKRSYAGLNVENRPIGSFLFVGPTGVGKTALATQLAKTMHVHFDRLDMSEYMEAHTVSRLVGAPPGYVGYEQGGLLTEMIKRHPHTVLLLDEIEKAHPDIMNILLQIMDGAKLTDNNGVMTDFKNVILIMTSNLGTKEANVMGFNKDNSMKTNKAINAFFAPEFRNRLSAIVEFNPLKLDVLMKIVDREITKLNVLLKPKGVKIKPNKKAKIYLAQEGYDERYGARHISRVIDEKIKEVLTDKILFGKLKRGGMVKVGMENQMLIFDFSYQ